The Impatiens glandulifera chromosome 3, dImpGla2.1, whole genome shotgun sequence genome contains a region encoding:
- the LOC124929822 gene encoding uncharacterized protein LOC124929822, translated as MNTNPNSSCKSRTNKCQVKNDSKWPELREPQSRTCFPASSVDLEMASFSEPCRGLPLEVENRLNKGEIMEVDKQVTGKSCNDINRDENELLMVDEEELFNMPILLDSMAEGMLLTPPSMTRGFTYNHWDQYDDDDSTPLDFTLWGH; from the coding sequence ATGAACACAAACCCTAATAGTTCATGCAAGTCTAGAACAAATAAGTGCCAAGTTAAGAATGACAGCAAATGGCCAGAGCTACGTGAGCCACAGTCAAGAACGTGTTTCCCGGCCAGCTCTGTCGACTTGGAGATGGCGTCCTTCTCCGAACCCTGTAGGGGGCTTCCTCTAGAGGTCGAGAATCGGCTTAACAAGGGAGAAATAATGGAAGTAGACAAACAGGTGACCGGTAAATCATGTAATGATATCAATCGTGATGAGAATGAGTTATTAATGGTGGATGAGGAGGAGCTATTTAATATGCCCATCTTACTGGATAGTATGGCGGAGGGAATGCTTCTCACACCTCCATCCATGACCAGAGGGTTTACATATAATCATTGGGATcaatatgatgatgatgatagtaCTCCCTTGGATTTCACTTTATGGGGCCACTAA
- the LOC124932037 gene encoding uncharacterized protein LOC124932037 encodes MRDMGSCFGEYAIQVSEASCSSYSGSLQSSLSSSCLSSNPNTIPSVQNEVTCVYRIIPSTQNKHFTITATWTKTSIPPHHQGLSLTFSSDHSNTSSFKFNTISRLLNKNKKKKKGNRSFQFDNSQINVLWDFTSAKYDNNNLGPEPIKGFYVLIIVDSELGLSLGDMSTEELLATSSKMMMKNNNMVAAKCSLISRRESFTGKSVCVRKAQFRENGSMHEVWIRFSREKEGLKSPMLVVSIDRKNMIRVKSLQWNFRGNQTIFVDGLLVDLMWDVHGWFFDSDNAGRGIFMFRTRSGLHSRLWMMEQQEEEEQKDKMMTMMFKE; translated from the exons atgagaGATATGGGTTCTTGTTTTGGTGAATACGCAATACAAGTATCAGAGGCATCATGTTCAAGCTACTCCGGCAGCCTTcaatcatcattatcatcatcatgcCTCTCTTCAAATCCAAATACAATCCCATCCGTCCAAAATGAAGTCACCTGCGTCTACAGAATCATTCCGTCCACACAAAACAAGCATTTCACGATCACAGCCACATGGACCAAAACCAGCATCCCACCTCATCATCAAGGTCTCTCCTTGACCTTCTCTTCCGATCATTCAAACACCTCATCCTTCAAGTTCAACACAATTTCAAGACTACTCAACAAgaacaaaaagaagaagaaaggaaacAGATCTTTCCAATTCGACAATTCCCAGATCAACGTCCTCTGGGATTTCACCTCTGCCAAATACGACAACAACAACCTAGGACCCGAACCCATCAAAGGATTCTACGTTTTAATCATCGTAGACTCCGAATTGGGTTTGAGTCTTGGAGACATGTCGACAGAGGAATTATTAGCTACGAGTAgtaagatgatgatgaagaacaaCAACATGGTAGCTGCTAAATGTTCTTTGATTTCGAGAAGAGAGAGTTTTACAGGGAAATCTGTTTGTGTAAGAAAGGCACAATTCAGGGAGAATGGAAGTATGCACGAAGTTTGGATAAGATTTAGTAGAGAAAAAGAAGGTTTGAAGAGTCCAATGTTGGTAGTTTCGATTGATAGGAAGAATATGATAAGGGTGAAGAGTCTGCAATGGAATTTCAGGGGAAATCAGACTATATTTGTCGATGGTTTGTTAGTTGATTTGATGTGGGATGTTCATGGATGGTTTTTTGATTCGGATAATGCAGGTCGTGGGATTTTCATGTTTAGAACCAGAAGTGGCCTTCACAGTAGGCTATGGATGATGgaacaacaagaagaagaagaacagaaAGACAAG atgatgacgatgatgttCAAGGAATGA